One Triticum dicoccoides isolate Atlit2015 ecotype Zavitan chromosome 4B, WEW_v2.0, whole genome shotgun sequence genomic window carries:
- the LOC119291836 gene encoding DNA polymerase delta small subunit-like produces the protein MERKQADYSNLDERYTIQGERYQGQQYSHIYYTRLHHMRTLLHVLVPSRKPHLPVTTVLGLEEGKDCVLVGTLYKHMKLKPSILDEYSKERSAIPLVKPHNFMHSDDNLILEDESGRVALAGAIPPAAYVTGVVVALHGKETSAGNFLVEDVMEAGLPPQTVLPSINEDKYVVFVSGLSVGSSTFNPLQFQLLIDHITGHLGDENEQTIASKIVRVVVAGNSVHIAPRFLNGQTVAAKDQPRIAEPIKELDIMLTQLVASLPVDIMPGCNDPANFALPQQPLHRCLFSGASTYNTFSSCPNPHQFDLDNVKFIGTSGQNIDDLYRYSDAKDRLEFMERTLKWRHLAPTAPNSLGCYPYTDKDPFLVETCPHVYFVGNQDRYETRLLKGTEKQQVRLISIPRFCESGIAVMLNLRNLECSTLSFSTSFEDA, from the exons ATGGAGAGGAAGCAGGCCGACTACAGCAACCTG GACGAGAGGTACACCATCCAGGGGGAGAGGTACCAGGGCCAGCAGTACAGCCACATCTACTACACCCGCCTCCACCACATGCGCACCCTCCTCCACGTCCTCGTCCCCTCCCGGAAGCCGCACCTCCCCG TCACTACAGTGCTTGGACTCGAAGAAGGAAAAGATTGTGTGCTTGTTGGGACTTTATACAAGCACATGAAACTGAAGCCTTCTATTCTCGATGAATACTCAAAGGAG AGGTCGGCAATCCCTCTTGTTAAGCCACACAATTTCATGCATTCTGATGATAATCTTATTCTGGAAGATGAAAGTGGAAGAGTTGCACTTGCAGGAGCCATACCTCCAGCAGCTTATGTGACTG GAGTTGTAGTAGCTCTTCATGGGAAGGAAACAAGTGCTGGCAACTTTCTTGTTGAAGATGTTATGGAGGCTGGTCTTCCTCCTCAAACTGTGTTGCCCAGCATAA ATGAGGACAAGTATGTTGTTTTTGTGTCGGGATTAAGTGTTGGGAGCAGCACATTCAATCCTCTGCAGTTCCAACTTCTTATTGACCATATCACTGGGCATTTGGGTGATGAAAAT GAGCAAACCATAGCATCGAAGATAGTTCGTGTTGTGGTTGCTGGAAATTCAGTACATATTGCACCAAGGTTCTTGAATGGCCAG ACAGTAGCTGCAAAAGATCAACCAAGGATAGCTGAGCCAATCAAAGAACTAGATATAATGCTGACTCAG CTGGTGGCGTCATTACCTGTAGATATAATGCCAGGTTGTAACGATCCAGCGAATTTTGCTTTGCCTCAGCAG CCTTTGCATAGATGCCTTTTCTCTGGAGCATCCACCTATAATACGTTTTCATCATGTCCGAATCCACATCAATTCGATCTTGACAATGTCAA GTTTATTGGAACATCTGGGCAGAACATAGATGACCTCTACAGGTACTCGGATGCCAAAGATAGGCTGGAATTCATGGAAAGGACATTGAAATGGCGCCATCTTGCTCCGACTGCACCGAACAGCCTAG GATGTTATCCATACACAGACAAGGACCCTTTCCTCGTCGAAACCTGCCCCCATGTTTACTTCGTCGGGAATCAAGATAGATATGAGACTCGACTGTTAAAAG GAACGGAGAAGCAGCAAGTCAGGCTAATCAGCATTCCAAGATTTTGCGAGAGTGGAATCGCTGTCATG CTCAACTTGAGGAACTTGGAATGCAGCACCTTGAGCTTCTCAACGAGCTTCGAGGACGCCTGA
- the LOC119294061 gene encoding uncharacterized protein LOC119294061, giving the protein MATTPARPSQSGAGGGGGEAVSVQHVAKASSDELLRKFADPDDDDDAAKQGPTPPRRSLALRRKRSSRRVASGLSARDSGTASGAGLELAPPKRRRSIGGSTDWRAGLLLPTTTASSSSSARKGNGGPARAKRGARLDEAGVAHFLAALERTWKKTVAGASRMFVERHRSSHVQLISDMV; this is encoded by the exons atgGCGACGACGCCGGCGCGGCCATCGCAGAGCGGGGCCGGAGGAGGCGGTGGCGAGGCGGTGTCGGTGCAGCACGTGGCCAAGGCCTCCTCGGACGAGCTGCTCCGCAAGTTCGCCgacccggacgacgacgacgacgccgccaAGCAGGGACCAACCCCGCCCCGCCGCAGCCTCGCGCTGCGCCGCAAGCGCTCGTCCAGGCGCGTCGCGTCGGGGCTCTCCGCGAGGGACTCCGGTACGGCGTCCGGGGCGGGGCTGGAGCTGGCGCCGCCCAAGCGCCGGCGCAGCATCGGCGGGTCCACCGACTGGAGGGCCGGGCTGCTGCTGCCCACCaccacggcctcctcctcctcctccgcgcggAAGGGCAACGGCGGCCCCGCGCGCGCCAAGCGGGGCGCGCGGCTCGACGAGGCCGGCGTCGCGCACTTCCTCGCCGCGCTGGAGCGG ACGTGGAAGAAGACGGTGGCGGGCGCGTCGAGGATGTTCGTGGAGAGGCACCGGAGCAGCCACGTGCAGCTCATCAGCGACATGGTCTAG
- the LOC119292914 gene encoding molybdate transporter 1-like: protein MPVQPMKTIAAVALSDASFGVPEMMAAGILTSAFVFVLGVTRLMKLVYWFVPLPVVRGIQLAQGLNFAMAAVKYIRYEQDLAKSKSLGRRPWAGLDGLALAIAAIFFVALVNGAGDDHSTAVQEEEVAVCTNENLNMLSDILQPGERICRIPTDVLPDRHTTQEHNLFRRRLIHLPTPMATGHKI, encoded by the exons ATGCCCGTCCAGCCCATGAAGaccatcgccgccgtcgccctctCCGACGCCTCCTTCGGGGTCCCCGAGATGATGGCCGCCGGCATCCTCACCTCGGCGTTCGTATTCGTCCTCGGGGTCACCCGCCTTATGAAGCTCGTCTACTGGTTCGTGCCGCTCCCCGTCGTCCGCGGCATCCAGCTCGCCCAGGGGCTCAACTTTGCCATGGCCGCCGTCAAGTACATCCGCTACGAGCAGGACCTGGCGAAGAGCAAGTCCCTCGGTCGGCGCCCCTGGGCTGGGCTCGACGGCCTCGCCCTCGCCATCGCCGCCATCTTCTTCGTCGCCCTCGTCAACGGCGCTGGCGACGATCACAGCACCGCCGTCCAAGAAGAAGAA GTGGCCGTTTGCACCAACGAGAATCTGAATATGCTCTCGGATATTCTGCAACCTGGCGAACGCATCTGCCGGATACCCACAGATGTGCTTCCAGACAGGCATACTACACAAGAACACAATCTGTTTCGGAGGAGACTGATACATTTGCCAACACCGATGGCAACAGGACACAAGATCTGA